A region of Streptomyces cinnamoneus DNA encodes the following proteins:
- a CDS encoding acyl-CoA dehydrogenase family protein, translated as MDFRPSDDQRALRAGMRDVLTSCFPPERLREVLDGGGVEGAATRELWRELGDAGLFSLRLPEEEGGVGLGLTEAVFVFEEAGRALVPGPLVETYLAAGLVPGAAEGTAVVTALDRPGVVGHLAAADAVLLFDGPVVRLLDAAGGAGPGKLEARPVRSVDPLTPLHHVLRLPRIPSLAPTVTADALRLTREAVLLTAAQQLGSSARTLEMAVSHAKSRTQFGRPIGAFQAVQHICAQMLVRTELARSSVYAASLTITASEVSGAKILADEAAVRNARDCLQLHGGLGFSWDAEVHPHVKRAWWRVQQWQPVADAEEELAAALLRRAENCSSEIANFPERAV; from the coding sequence ATGGACTTCCGTCCGAGTGACGATCAGCGGGCCCTGCGGGCGGGAATGCGGGACGTCCTGACTTCCTGCTTTCCTCCGGAACGGCTCCGGGAGGTGCTGGACGGCGGAGGCGTCGAGGGCGCTGCGACGCGCGAACTGTGGCGGGAGTTGGGCGACGCCGGTCTCTTCTCCCTCCGTCTGCCCGAGGAGGAAGGCGGCGTGGGCCTGGGGCTGACCGAGGCGGTGTTCGTCTTCGAGGAGGCGGGCCGGGCTCTGGTGCCCGGTCCCCTGGTCGAGACGTACCTGGCGGCCGGTCTTGTCCCCGGCGCGGCCGAGGGGACAGCCGTGGTGACGGCCCTGGACCGGCCGGGCGTGGTCGGCCACCTGGCCGCGGCCGACGCTGTGCTGCTCTTCGACGGCCCGGTGGTACGGCTGCTGGACGCTGCCGGCGGCGCGGGGCCGGGGAAGCTGGAAGCCCGCCCGGTGCGTTCAGTGGACCCGCTCACCCCCCTCCACCACGTCCTGCGGCTGCCCCGGATTCCTTCCCTGGCCCCTACGGTGACCGCCGACGCCTTACGTTTGACCCGCGAGGCCGTTCTGCTGACCGCCGCCCAGCAACTGGGCAGTTCCGCCCGCACACTGGAGATGGCGGTTTCCCATGCGAAGAGCCGTACGCAGTTCGGCCGTCCGATCGGGGCCTTCCAGGCCGTGCAACACATCTGTGCGCAGATGCTTGTCCGTACGGAGCTCGCACGAAGTAGCGTCTATGCCGCATCGTTGACAATTACGGCGAGTGAGGTCTCCGGGGCGAAAATTCTCGCCGACGAGGCTGCTGTCCGTAATGCCCGTGACTGTTTGCAACTGCATGGTGGGCTTGGCTTTTCCTGGGACGCGGAGGTCCATCCGCACGTGAAGCGAGCCTGGTGGCGAGTCCAGCAGTGGCAGCCCGTCGCCGATGCCGAGGAAGAGCTGGCCGCCGCACTGCTGCGACGTGCAGAGAATTGCTCTTCGGAAATCGCGAACTTCCCGGAACGCGCCGTGTAA
- a CDS encoding acyl-CoA dehydrogenase family protein, with the protein MDLGWTKEEEDFRLRLRAWLRTTLPGLPAKPSPDDWPARRAYDCAWQRALYEAGYAGLHWPAEAGGQGATPTQQLIYLEETERAGAPYVGANFVGLLHAGPTIAAEGTAAQRARWLPPILRGDEVWCQGFTEPEAGSDLASLRTRAVRDGDAYVVTGSKIWTSHAEIADWCELLVRTDASASGHRGISWLALPMDAPGVTVRPLRTLAGSTEFAEVFLDEVRVPVSHRVGAENDGWRVTMVTLAFERGTAFAGEVVACRRTLERLAVTAKENGRWDDAVLRRRLGRLDAEFGALWRLVQGNVSEAESSLRAGGDGVPGAGASVFKLRYSQARQDLYDAAAEVLGPLSLDADHAWTGERLTSLSYTIAAGTSQIQQNIIAERVLGLPRSR; encoded by the coding sequence ATGGACCTGGGCTGGACGAAAGAAGAGGAAGACTTCCGCCTCCGCCTGCGCGCATGGCTGCGCACCACCCTGCCCGGCCTGCCGGCCAAGCCGTCACCGGACGACTGGCCCGCCCGCCGCGCCTACGACTGTGCCTGGCAGCGGGCCCTGTACGAAGCCGGGTACGCGGGGCTGCACTGGCCCGCCGAGGCCGGCGGCCAGGGCGCCACCCCGACCCAGCAGCTGATCTACCTGGAGGAGACGGAGCGGGCCGGCGCCCCCTATGTGGGCGCCAACTTCGTCGGCCTGCTGCACGCCGGCCCCACGATCGCGGCTGAGGGCACCGCCGCGCAGCGCGCACGCTGGCTTCCACCGATCCTGCGCGGCGACGAGGTGTGGTGCCAGGGATTCACCGAACCCGAAGCCGGCTCCGACCTCGCCTCACTGCGGACCCGGGCGGTCCGCGACGGTGACGCCTACGTCGTCACCGGCAGCAAGATCTGGACCTCGCACGCCGAGATCGCCGACTGGTGCGAGCTGCTGGTGCGCACCGACGCCTCGGCGTCGGGGCATCGCGGCATCTCCTGGCTCGCCTTGCCCATGGACGCCCCCGGTGTGACCGTACGCCCCTTGCGGACGCTGGCCGGGTCCACGGAGTTCGCCGAAGTGTTCCTGGACGAGGTGCGGGTGCCGGTCTCCCATCGCGTCGGCGCCGAGAACGACGGCTGGCGCGTCACCATGGTCACCCTCGCATTCGAGCGCGGCACCGCCTTCGCCGGGGAAGTGGTCGCCTGCCGCCGCACCCTGGAGCGGCTGGCCGTGACGGCGAAGGAGAACGGCCGGTGGGACGACGCGGTCCTGCGTCGGCGGCTCGGCCGCCTCGACGCGGAATTCGGAGCGCTGTGGCGCCTGGTGCAGGGGAATGTCAGCGAAGCCGAAAGCTCGCTCCGCGCGGGAGGCGACGGCGTTCCCGGTGCGGGCGCCTCCGTCTTCAAACTGCGCTATTCGCAGGCGCGGCAGGACCTCTACGACGCCGCCGCCGAGGTGCTCGGACCTCTCTCCCTGGACGCCGACCATGCGTGGACCGGGGAGCGTCTGACCTCTCTGTCCTACACGATCGCTGCCGGCACCTCCCAGATCCAGCAGAACATCATCGCCGAGCGTGTCCTCGGCCTTCCCCGGAGCCGGTGA
- a CDS encoding amidohydrolase family protein gives MELPRIVSVDDHVIEPAHLFDTWLPAKYRDRGPRPLTEGIGELEYVGGKYRITMDPAGPPADWWIYEDLRFPYKRNIAAVGFDRDQMTLEGITRAEMRPGCWDPVERLKDMDLNHVEASLCFPTFPRFCGQTFSEAHDKEVALACVRAYNDWMVEEWCGDSGGRLVPLCLIPLWDVGLAVAEIRRNAARGVRAVTFSEIPTHLGLPSIHSGYWDPFFAACQESDTVVNMHIGSSSQMPSASPDAPVAVQATLSFNNAMASMADFLFSGVLVRFPRLKLAYSEGQMGWIPYTLERADDVWREHRAWGGVRELIPEPPSTYYYRQIFCCFFRDKHGVASLDAVGRDNATFETDYPHVDSTFPHTKEVALDHVRGLDDETVRKLMRGNAIRMLGLDLDA, from the coding sequence ATGGAGCTGCCGCGCATCGTCAGCGTCGACGACCACGTGATCGAACCGGCCCACCTCTTCGACACCTGGCTCCCGGCGAAGTACCGCGACCGCGGCCCACGGCCGCTGACCGAGGGCATCGGCGAGCTGGAATACGTCGGCGGGAAGTACCGCATCACCATGGACCCCGCCGGTCCCCCCGCCGACTGGTGGATCTACGAGGACCTCCGCTTCCCGTACAAGCGCAACATCGCCGCCGTCGGCTTCGACCGGGACCAGATGACCCTCGAAGGGATCACCCGCGCGGAAATGCGCCCCGGCTGCTGGGACCCGGTCGAACGACTGAAGGACATGGACCTCAATCACGTCGAGGCGTCGCTGTGCTTCCCGACCTTCCCCCGCTTCTGCGGACAGACCTTCTCCGAGGCCCATGACAAGGAGGTCGCCCTGGCCTGCGTGCGCGCCTACAACGACTGGATGGTCGAGGAATGGTGCGGCGACAGCGGCGGCCGGCTGGTCCCGCTCTGTCTCATCCCGCTGTGGGACGTCGGCCTCGCCGTCGCCGAGATCCGGCGGAACGCCGCCCGGGGCGTACGGGCGGTGACCTTCAGCGAGATCCCCACACACCTCGGGCTGCCCAGCATCCACTCCGGATACTGGGACCCCTTCTTCGCCGCTTGCCAGGAGTCGGACACCGTCGTCAACATGCACATCGGCTCCTCCTCGCAAATGCCGTCGGCCTCACCCGACGCCCCCGTGGCCGTGCAGGCGACGCTGTCCTTCAACAACGCCATGGCGTCGATGGCCGACTTCCTCTTCAGCGGTGTCCTGGTGCGCTTCCCCCGCTTGAAACTCGCCTACAGCGAAGGACAGATGGGGTGGATCCCCTACACCCTCGAGCGAGCCGATGACGTCTGGCGCGAGCACCGGGCCTGGGGCGGCGTCCGCGAGCTGATTCCCGAACCACCCTCCACCTACTACTACCGGCAGATCTTCTGTTGCTTCTTCCGGGACAAACACGGAGTCGCGTCACTCGATGCGGTGGGACGGGACAACGCCACCTTCGAGACGGACTACCCCCATGTGGACTCCACCTTCCCCCACACCAAGGAGGTCGCCCTCGACCACGTGCGGGGGCTGGACGACGAGACGGTCCGCAAACTGATGCGGGGCAACGCCATCCGGATGCTCGGCCTGGACCTGGACGCGTGA
- a CDS encoding class I adenylate-forming enzyme family protein: MEPGTPEELAGSPTLWELLDRRATLTPGATALIQADEPARLPDRRMPPQPVSATDRRLTFGELRTRAERVAAWLHTLGVRAGSRVVWQLPTRIETVVLTFALARLGAVQIPVIPSGRDREVGHALRATGAEFFAVPGVWRGFDHGLMAHRLALSLPVPPLVFTAYEDIPEADPAPLPPPPSDGTAVRWVHWTSGTTSDPKGVLHTDRSLIVSGACLADALGLTPDDVGSMAFPYAHVAGPDYTVMVLLRGCPALLVEHFALPDSLGAYRRHGVTVAGGSTAFYSMFLAAQREEPDRRLLPTLRLLAGGGAPRPPGLYHDVVRELGCELVHGYGMTEAPMITMGRPGDPADRLATTEGRPPAGMEIRVVGSEGDTVPAGTDGEIRLRGEAVCQGYLDPSATAEAFDAEGCLRTGDLGHLTEDGYLVLTGRIKDVIIRKGENISAQEVEQLLHSHPGVDDVAVIGLPDAERGERVCAVVQQPAGAPPLTLVEVAAHLEAAGLARHKIPEQLELVGSLPRNDTLRKVLKHKLRERFA, from the coding sequence ATGGAACCCGGTACCCCCGAGGAACTGGCCGGCTCACCGACCCTGTGGGAGCTGCTCGACCGCCGTGCGACGCTCACCCCCGGGGCGACAGCCCTCATCCAGGCCGACGAACCCGCCCGGCTACCGGACCGGCGGATGCCCCCGCAGCCGGTCTCCGCCACCGACCGGCGGCTCACCTTCGGGGAACTGCGCACCCGCGCCGAGCGGGTCGCCGCCTGGCTCCACACGCTCGGGGTGCGGGCCGGGAGCCGGGTGGTCTGGCAGCTGCCCACCCGCATCGAGACCGTCGTCCTGACCTTCGCGCTCGCCCGCCTCGGCGCCGTTCAGATACCCGTCATCCCCTCCGGCCGCGACCGCGAGGTCGGCCACGCGCTGCGGGCCACGGGGGCGGAGTTCTTCGCCGTACCGGGGGTGTGGCGCGGTTTCGACCACGGCCTGATGGCCCACCGTCTCGCCCTGTCGCTGCCGGTCCCGCCGCTGGTGTTCACGGCGTACGAAGACATCCCGGAGGCCGATCCCGCGCCCCTCCCGCCGCCTCCGTCAGACGGGACGGCGGTCCGCTGGGTCCACTGGACCTCCGGTACGACCTCCGACCCCAAAGGGGTCCTGCACACCGACCGCAGTCTCATCGTCTCCGGCGCCTGCCTCGCCGACGCGCTCGGCCTCACCCCGGACGACGTGGGCTCCATGGCCTTCCCCTACGCGCACGTGGCAGGCCCCGACTACACGGTGATGGTGCTCTTGCGCGGCTGCCCGGCCCTCCTCGTGGAGCACTTCGCCCTGCCGGACTCCCTCGGCGCCTACCGGCGGCACGGCGTCACCGTGGCAGGCGGCTCCACCGCCTTCTACTCGATGTTCCTCGCCGCACAGCGCGAGGAGCCCGACCGCAGGCTGCTTCCCACGCTCCGGCTCCTCGCGGGAGGCGGCGCGCCCCGGCCTCCGGGGCTGTACCACGACGTGGTGCGCGAGCTGGGCTGCGAGCTCGTCCACGGCTACGGCATGACCGAGGCCCCGATGATCACCATGGGGAGGCCCGGAGACCCGGCGGACAGGCTCGCCACGACAGAGGGACGGCCGCCCGCCGGCATGGAGATCCGCGTCGTGGGAAGCGAAGGCGACACGGTACCGGCCGGCACGGACGGGGAGATACGCCTGCGCGGCGAGGCCGTCTGCCAGGGCTACCTCGACCCGTCCGCCACAGCGGAAGCCTTCGATGCGGAGGGCTGTCTGCGCACCGGCGACCTCGGGCACCTCACCGAGGACGGGTATCTGGTCCTCACCGGGCGCATCAAGGACGTCATCATCCGCAAGGGCGAGAACATCTCCGCACAGGAGGTGGAGCAACTGCTGCACAGCCACCCCGGCGTCGATGACGTCGCCGTCATCGGGCTGCCCGACGCCGAGCGCGGGGAACGCGTCTGCGCCGTCGTACAGCAGCCGGCTGGTGCCCCACCACTGACCCTTGTGGAGGTGGCCGCCCACCTGGAGGCGGCCGGGCTGGCCCGGCACAAGATCCCCGAGCAGTTGGAGCTCGTCGGCTCACTGCCGCGCAACGACACACTCCGCAAGGTCCTCAAGCACAAGCTGCGCGAGCGCTTCGCCTAG
- a CDS encoding protein kinase yields the protein MDDYAGRVLADRYRLPLPPSEAFDLVETRAFDTYSGQEVLVRQIPLPEVVDAEVLGDERPYGAGPTGPGGRGAGHAGRGNPKAADPAVRRALVAASAAAQVPDHPRLDQVFHVFAEAGSLWIISELVSARPLAALLAERTLSPHRAAEVAADVLTALRALHSQGWTHRNITARTVLICDDGRAILTGLAAGAAEEALCGYDPVPRPVTARGGSAGGTGQGAGPTAPGVSADPGPGKTGGGGPAGGRGAVVPPQTRAGQPGPKATQGGPAVPGSAGRPASKGAYGTVAASGTRGAGVPPQGGPAYRDQGAAGGFALPDVADGREEALNARAVRSGAIAAYHAAARAAAARAAAEAAGLPATGASTWGGGSAASGTAPAPESTPPWNADALVHGPSPAPARTERPGTNGSREPAAKGGGTSSPAVPGAGTPEARKPGTAELAPGSRPVSESWAYTAVPGGALAAERARQARMVVVGAVTERWAPEQAWPVQENWQLAPPVGPAADLWALGALLFRVVQGHAPYPEDSTAELVQVVCAEPPAYAEECGALRPVVESLMRKDPSERPEFEELRGWLRSLIRSAPEPDIGSRTVTVPSIGAPVPADGRRLPVIRRRGELVRRRRGRTSTASAEPAAAVHGRHKRTAKETLKAGQAGERSAFHSTGHLQEQRVRTAPAPHRLGRLLLGVILLALIGAVLYALLFMPRAEQDEGRTPSDHTGAAGALSAAPDRPGGGGSMGRTSASGIQGDPTEETTGTAKGFTLRKDPKGFMVAVAANWQRRGENERGQVVYVGGDYELIVVPGRDKVSEFGGDPMTYQQEKEPELAPYRSSTWSGASGLRRIDVGGTATAEGTFNWNDSSGRQVYVRNAAMILGGRYHLLLVRGPMDEQRSVDAFFEQATATYRAEG from the coding sequence GTGGACGACTACGCGGGCCGGGTGCTCGCCGACCGTTACCGCCTGCCGCTGCCCCCCTCCGAGGCGTTCGACCTCGTGGAGACGAGGGCCTTCGACACCTACAGCGGCCAGGAGGTCCTGGTCCGGCAGATTCCGCTGCCGGAGGTCGTGGACGCCGAGGTCCTGGGCGACGAGCGCCCCTACGGAGCCGGGCCGACCGGCCCCGGGGGCCGGGGCGCCGGACACGCGGGGCGCGGGAACCCGAAGGCCGCCGACCCGGCGGTGCGCCGCGCACTGGTGGCCGCGAGCGCCGCCGCGCAGGTCCCCGACCACCCCAGACTCGACCAGGTCTTCCACGTGTTCGCCGAGGCCGGCAGTCTCTGGATCATCAGCGAACTGGTCTCCGCCCGCCCGCTCGCCGCCCTCCTGGCCGAGCGCACCCTCTCTCCGCACCGCGCGGCCGAGGTGGCCGCCGACGTCCTCACCGCCCTGCGGGCCCTGCACTCCCAGGGCTGGACCCACCGCAACATCACCGCCCGCACGGTGCTCATCTGCGACGACGGTCGCGCCATCCTCACGGGCCTGGCCGCAGGTGCCGCCGAGGAGGCCCTCTGCGGCTATGACCCCGTGCCCCGTCCGGTCACCGCCCGGGGCGGTTCCGCCGGTGGGACGGGGCAGGGCGCAGGGCCGACCGCTCCGGGCGTCAGCGCGGACCCGGGCCCCGGCAAGACGGGCGGCGGTGGCCCGGCCGGCGGGCGCGGGGCCGTGGTGCCGCCCCAGACGCGGGCGGGTCAGCCCGGGCCGAAGGCGACGCAGGGCGGCCCGGCGGTTCCCGGAAGCGCCGGCCGGCCCGCCTCGAAGGGCGCCTACGGAACGGTGGCCGCCTCCGGCACGCGGGGTGCCGGGGTGCCGCCACAGGGCGGCCCGGCCTACCGCGACCAGGGTGCCGCCGGCGGTTTCGCCCTCCCCGACGTCGCCGATGGGCGGGAGGAGGCGCTGAACGCCCGCGCCGTGCGCTCGGGAGCGATCGCCGCCTATCACGCGGCCGCCCGGGCCGCCGCCGCCCGCGCGGCGGCGGAAGCAGCCGGCCTCCCGGCGACCGGCGCCTCGACCTGGGGCGGCGGCAGCGCCGCCAGCGGCACGGCCCCCGCGCCCGAGTCCACCCCGCCGTGGAACGCGGACGCCCTGGTCCACGGCCCCTCGCCCGCCCCGGCCCGTACCGAACGCCCCGGCACGAACGGAAGCCGCGAGCCGGCCGCCAAGGGCGGCGGCACCTCCTCGCCCGCCGTACCGGGCGCCGGCACGCCCGAGGCCCGCAAGCCCGGCACCGCCGAGCTCGCCCCCGGCAGCCGCCCCGTGTCGGAGAGCTGGGCCTACACCGCCGTCCCCGGTGGCGCCCTCGCCGCCGAAAGGGCCCGGCAGGCGCGCATGGTCGTGGTGGGCGCCGTCACCGAACGCTGGGCGCCAGAACAGGCCTGGCCGGTGCAGGAGAACTGGCAGCTCGCGCCCCCCGTCGGGCCCGCCGCCGACCTGTGGGCACTGGGCGCGCTGCTCTTCCGGGTCGTCCAGGGGCACGCCCCCTACCCCGAGGACAGCACCGCCGAACTCGTTCAGGTCGTCTGCGCGGAACCGCCCGCCTACGCGGAGGAGTGCGGGGCGCTGCGTCCCGTCGTCGAGTCGCTCATGCGCAAGGACCCGTCCGAGCGTCCCGAGTTCGAGGAGCTGCGCGGCTGGCTGCGCTCCCTGATCCGCTCGGCGCCGGAGCCGGACATCGGCAGCCGTACGGTCACCGTGCCGTCCATCGGTGCTCCCGTTCCCGCCGACGGCCGGCGGCTGCCCGTCATCCGGCGTCGCGGCGAACTCGTCCGCCGCCGGCGTGGCCGCACGTCCACCGCGTCCGCCGAACCGGCGGCCGCCGTGCACGGCCGGCACAAGAGAACCGCCAAGGAGACCCTCAAGGCCGGGCAGGCCGGTGAGCGCAGCGCCTTCCACAGCACGGGGCACCTGCAGGAGCAGCGGGTGCGCACCGCCCCCGCCCCCCACCGCCTCGGCCGGCTGCTGCTCGGCGTCATCCTGCTCGCCCTCATCGGGGCGGTGCTGTACGCCCTGCTGTTCATGCCGCGCGCCGAGCAGGACGAGGGCAGGACTCCGTCGGACCACACGGGTGCCGCCGGAGCGCTCAGCGCCGCACCCGACCGGCCCGGTGGCGGGGGGAGCATGGGCCGGACGTCCGCCTCGGGGATCCAGGGCGACCCGACCGAGGAGACCACCGGCACCGCCAAGGGCTTCACCCTGCGCAAGGACCCCAAGGGCTTCATGGTGGCCGTGGCCGCCAACTGGCAGCGGCGCGGCGAGAACGAACGCGGCCAGGTCGTCTACGTGGGCGGCGACTACGAGCTGATCGTGGTGCCGGGGCGCGACAAGGTGTCGGAGTTCGGCGGCGACCCCATGACCTACCAGCAGGAGAAGGAGCCCGAACTGGCCCCGTACCGCTCGTCGACCTGGTCGGGCGCCTCAGGCCTGCGCCGCATCGACGTCGGTGGGACGGCCACGGCGGAGGGCACGTTCAACTGGAACGACAGCAGCGGCCGCCAGGTCTATGTGCGCAACGCGGCGATGATCCTGGGAGGCCGCTATCACCTGCTGCTGGTGAGGGGGCCGATGGACGAGCAGCGTTCGGTGGACGCGTTCTTCGAGCAGGCCACCGCCACGTACCGCGCGGAGGGCTGA
- a CDS encoding serine hydrolase domain-containing protein — protein sequence MPTRTTHPRLTSALAVVCCTVTAWVTTACGGVVARSPVLQDLVSERTVPGAAELSQDAHGTVRFATAGVADVRTGRRIGLTDRFRAGSITKTVVATVTLQLVAEHRLNLDDPVAEHLPAPNATALTGAERGRTVTVRQLLTHTSGLFSYTDDDAFFRRFFGQGFTEHRYESHTPDALLGTALAHAPYGPPGTRYRYSNTDYLLLGMVIRQVTGHSYAVEATRRIIVPLRLTGTSFPGTRATLPLPHGRAYSAATGDAPGAKGLTDVTDLNPSAAGAAGEMVSTLPDLNRFFAALLSGTLLPPAELRAMRDTSLSGGSYGMGVFPVRLPCRRTVWGHNGEITGSYVQTLGTADGRHVVSFRTNSDTRLSSLAQTKLLATEFCSTDG from the coding sequence ATGCCGACGCGAACCACCCACCCGCGCCTCACCTCGGCCCTGGCCGTGGTGTGCTGCACTGTGACGGCATGGGTGACGACGGCATGCGGAGGCGTCGTCGCCCGCTCTCCTGTTCTACAGGACCTCGTTTCGGAGCGCACGGTTCCCGGCGCTGCCGAGCTGTCACAAGATGCTCACGGGACGGTCCGGTTCGCCACGGCCGGGGTCGCGGACGTGCGGACGGGGCGGCGGATCGGGCTGACGGACCGCTTCCGCGCGGGGAGCATCACCAAGACGGTGGTCGCCACCGTCACCCTCCAGCTCGTGGCAGAACACCGGCTGAACCTGGACGATCCGGTCGCCGAGCACCTGCCCGCACCGAACGCCACCGCCCTGACGGGCGCCGAGCGGGGCCGGACGGTCACGGTCCGCCAACTCCTGACCCACACCAGCGGGCTGTTCTCCTACACGGACGACGACGCGTTCTTCCGCCGGTTCTTCGGACAGGGGTTCACGGAGCACCGCTACGAGTCCCACACGCCCGACGCCCTCCTGGGCACCGCGCTGGCGCACGCCCCGTACGGGCCGCCCGGGACCCGCTACCGCTACTCCAACACCGACTATCTGCTCCTCGGTATGGTCATCCGTCAGGTCACCGGCCACTCGTACGCCGTGGAGGCGACGCGCCGCATCATCGTTCCCCTGCGCCTGACCGGCACCAGCTTTCCCGGCACGCGGGCCACCCTGCCCCTGCCGCACGGCCGCGCCTACAGCGCGGCGACGGGTGACGCCCCGGGCGCGAAGGGCCTCACCGACGTCACCGACCTCAATCCGTCCGCCGCGGGCGCCGCCGGGGAGATGGTCTCCACCCTGCCCGACCTCAACCGATTCTTCGCGGCCCTCCTCTCAGGCACCCTGCTGCCGCCGGCCGAGCTGCGGGCGATGCGGGACACGTCCCTCTCGGGCGGGAGCTACGGCATGGGCGTGTTCCCGGTGCGGCTGCCGTGCCGGCGCACCGTATGGGGCCACAACGGCGAGATCACCGGTTCGTACGTGCAGACGCTCGGCACCGCCGACGGCCGACATGTGGTCAGTTTCCGGACCAACAGCGACACACGTCTGTCCTCCCTGGCCCAAACGAAGCTCCTCGCCACGGAGTTCTGTTCAACCGACGGGTAA
- a CDS encoding glycerol-3-phosphate dehydrogenase/oxidase, with product MRTATLGPAERGEALARMAERELDILVVGGGVVGAGTALDAATRGLATGLVEARDWAAGTSSRSSKLIHGGLRYLEMLDFALVREALKERGLLLQRLAPHLVKPVPFLYPLQHRGWERFYAGSGVALYDAMSVSSGHGRGLPVHRHLSRRNALRVAPCLRKDALVGALQYYDAQMDDARYVTTIVRTAAAYGADVANRTRVVGFLREGERVVGARVRDLEAPSGEKGAEFEIRARQVVNATGVWTDDTQRLIAERGQFHVRASKGVHLVVPKDRIHSTSGLILRTEKSVLFVIPWGRHWIIGTTDTDWDLDKAHPAASSADIDYLLEHVNSVLSVPLTRDDVQGVYAGLRPLLAGESDATSKLSREHTVAHPVPGLVVVAGGKYTTYRVMAKDAVDEAVHGLAQRVADCVTEDVPLVGAEGYRAMWNGRAQIAQRTGLHVARVEHLLNRYGSLVDEVLAYVLADPSLGRPLAGADDYLRAEIVYAASHEGARHLDDVLTRRTRISIETFDRGTRSAREAAELIAPVLGWDTAQVEKEVEHYEKRVEAERESQLQPDDQTADAARLGAPEIQPV from the coding sequence GTGAGGACAGCGACACTCGGTCCGGCCGAGCGCGGCGAGGCGCTCGCCCGGATGGCGGAGCGGGAACTGGACATCCTGGTGGTCGGCGGCGGCGTCGTCGGCGCGGGCACCGCCCTCGACGCGGCCACACGCGGGCTGGCGACCGGCCTCGTCGAGGCGCGGGACTGGGCCGCGGGCACCTCCAGCCGCTCCAGCAAGCTCATCCACGGCGGGCTGCGCTATCTGGAGATGCTCGACTTCGCCCTCGTGCGCGAGGCCCTCAAGGAGCGCGGGCTGCTGCTCCAGCGGCTGGCTCCGCACCTGGTCAAGCCGGTGCCGTTCCTCTACCCCCTGCAACACCGGGGCTGGGAGCGCTTCTACGCGGGCTCGGGCGTGGCCCTCTACGACGCCATGTCCGTCTCCTCCGGCCACGGCCGCGGCCTGCCGGTCCACCGCCACCTCAGCCGCAGGAACGCGCTGCGCGTCGCCCCCTGCCTGCGCAAGGACGCACTGGTCGGCGCCCTGCAGTACTACGACGCCCAGATGGACGACGCGCGCTACGTCACCACCATCGTCCGCACGGCCGCGGCCTACGGCGCGGACGTCGCCAACCGGACGCGGGTCGTGGGCTTCCTGCGCGAGGGCGAGCGCGTCGTCGGCGCCCGGGTGCGCGACCTGGAGGCGCCCTCGGGGGAGAAGGGGGCCGAGTTCGAGATCCGCGCCCGGCAGGTCGTCAACGCCACGGGCGTGTGGACGGACGACACCCAGCGGCTCATCGCCGAACGCGGCCAGTTCCACGTACGGGCCTCCAAGGGCGTCCACCTCGTCGTACCCAAGGACCGCATCCACTCCACGAGCGGCCTGATCCTGCGCACCGAGAAGAGCGTGCTCTTCGTGATCCCCTGGGGCAGGCACTGGATCATCGGGACGACGGACACCGACTGGGACCTGGACAAGGCCCACCCCGCCGCCTCCAGCGCCGACATCGACTACCTGCTGGAGCACGTGAACTCGGTGCTCTCCGTCCCCCTGACGCGCGACGACGTCCAGGGCGTCTACGCCGGGCTGCGCCCGCTGCTGGCGGGCGAGTCGGACGCGACCAGCAAGCTCTCCCGCGAGCACACCGTGGCCCACCCGGTGCCGGGGCTGGTGGTCGTGGCGGGCGGCAAGTACACGACGTACCGGGTCATGGCCAAGGACGCGGTGGACGAGGCGGTGCACGGCCTGGCCCAGCGCGTGGCGGACTGCGTCACGGAGGACGTGCCCCTGGTGGGCGCCGAGGGCTACCGGGCGATGTGGAACGGGCGCGCGCAGATCGCGCAGCGCACGGGCCTGCACGTGGCCCGCGTCGAGCACCTGCTCAACCGGTACGGCTCGCTGGTCGACGAGGTCCTGGCCTACGTCCTCGCCGACCCCTCGCTCGGCCGGCCGCTCGCCGGCGCCGACGACTACCTGCGGGCCGAGATCGTCTACGCCGCCTCGCACGAGGGGGCGCGTCACCTGGACGACGTGCTCACGCGCCGCACGCGCATCTCGATCGAGACCTTCGACCGCGGCACGCGCAGCGCGCGCGAGGCCGCCGAGCTGATCGCCCCCGTGCTGGGCTGGGACACGGCCCAGGTCGAGAAGGAGGTCGAGCACTATGAGAAGAGGGTGGAGGCCGAACGCGAGTCCCAGCTCCAGCCCGACGACCAGACGGCGGACGCGGCACGGCTGGGAGCGCCGGAGATCCAGCCCGTCTAG